The proteins below come from a single Ptychodera flava strain L36383 chromosome 6, AS_Pfla_20210202, whole genome shotgun sequence genomic window:
- the LOC139134892 gene encoding somatostatin receptor type 5-like — translation MESDPTHAQGFGQELNDTIDFPTASNWSLLFPPSLLIDAGLEKAINDASLVIAIFGLLANFSFIFVWVRVPGIRSVTNYFLLNLCIADLIFLLAMTTHDIIIKYIFPPAYQLSHREAACAAVLFLTALPQNTSLLSIALVSIERYIAICHPMRAKRFARKEIAYITIASIWAVATVLTIPTMLICVTDSTKVSIASLVLQISPFGLSLFTVCILYSMIIRRMHLRRSISTSESNIGKHFQTKISRDKRQVILVLLVTSFVFFICVFPYHFKTIVEISAVSSESRTLPISPRAYFILTPVTWMLLYVNSAINPVVYKIFSSKHRSAFVQAFCFCRMKGHQPAIRMVSRSSTTSTELNQSQSVSNRNKVKMLSYTNSNGLQAD, via the coding sequence ATGGAAAGTGATCCTACACATGCGCAAGGGTTCGGACAGGAGCTAAACGACACTATCGACTTCCCGACGGCGTCTAACTGGAGTTTACTGTTTCCCCCAAGTTTACTTATAGATGCCGGCTTGGAAAAGGCCATCAACGACGCCTCATTAGTGATCGCCATATTCGGTTTGCTGGCAAATTTCTCTTTCATTTTCGTGTGGGTACGGGTACCCGGCATCCGAAGCGTCACAAACtactttcttttgaatttgtGCATTGCTGACCTGATATTCTTGCTGGCAATGACAACGCATGACATAATCATCAAGTACATTTTTCCGCCAGCCTACCAGCTCAGCCATCGAGAGGCGGCGTGTGCCGCGGTACTCTTTTTAACCGCCCTCCCGCAGAACACATCGCTATTGTCCATAGCCTTGGTGAGCATAGAAAGATACATTGCAATATGCCACCCTATGAGAGCAAAGCGATTCGCCAGAAAAGAAATTGCCTATATCACGATAGCCAGTATTTGGGCGGTTGCTACCGTGTTAACTATACCAACCATGCTTATCTGTGTAACAGACAGTACCAAAGTGTCGATCGCTTCTCTTGTTCTTCAGATCAGCCCTTTCGGTTTGTCACTATTCACCGTTTGCATCCTCTACTCGATGATCATTCGGAGAATGCATTTGAGGAGATCCATCAGCACCAGCGAAAGCAACATCGGAAAACATTTCCAGACGAAAATATCGCGTGACAAACGGCAAGTGATACTGGTCTTACTGGTGACGTCATTCGTCTTTTTCATCTGTGTCTTTCCTTACCACTTCAAAACCATCGTTGAAATATCCGCAGTGTCATCTGAAAGTCGCACTTTGCCCATATCACCTCGTGCATATTTCATCCTAACACCAGTGACGTGGATGTTACTGTACGTGAACTCTGCCATCAACCCTGTGGTGTACAAGATCTTCAGCAGTAAGCACCGGAGTGCTTTCGTCCAGGCGTTTTGCTTCTGTCGGATGAAGGGACACCAGCCTGCCATCCGAATGGTTTCACGGTCCTCAACAACTTCAACTGAGCTGAACCAGTCACAGTCAGTTTCCAATAGAAATAAGGTCAAGATGCTGTCATATACAAACAGCAACGGCCTTCAAGCGGATTAG